One window from the genome of Nitrospiraceae bacterium encodes:
- a CDS encoding thermonuclease family protein yields the protein MIRHVLLLVFGLFALLGQELAAQTEGVVLERRYFYKQGIVGVFGIDGEFNPGRYKWSILTPSQNSLPGLPAYVDPNRILPFPETSQLPETSTFSALVYQGCSESDQCEFSFQQTNAPAVKRLVIRLAGIRTPHIKASCEQETLLGRQAQQLIHGFLSSAVHIELISSSIDRREIVGRLVADDQDLSELLVSQGLAIPVREGKRDWCS from the coding sequence ATGATCCGCCATGTCCTCCTACTCGTATTTGGTCTGTTTGCGCTGTTGGGCCAGGAATTGGCAGCCCAGACCGAGGGCGTAGTCCTTGAGCGGCGATATTTTTACAAACAAGGGATTGTCGGGGTGTTCGGTATCGACGGAGAGTTTAACCCGGGTCGCTATAAATGGTCGATTCTTACGCCTTCGCAAAACTCGCTCCCGGGACTACCCGCTTATGTGGATCCCAATCGCATTCTCCCATTCCCGGAAACCTCCCAACTGCCGGAGACATCCACCTTTTCTGCACTTGTGTACCAGGGCTGCTCCGAGAGTGACCAGTGCGAGTTTTCTTTCCAACAGACGAACGCACCTGCAGTGAAACGCCTAGTCATCCGACTGGCGGGCATCCGAACTCCGCACATCAAGGCGTCCTGTGAACAAGAAACGTTGTTGGGCCGACAGGCCCAGCAACTCATCCATGGATTTCTTTCATCCGCCGTTCACATTGAGCTCATCTCCTCCTCGATAGACCGGAGAGAAATCGTGGGACGGTTGGTTGCTGATGACCAGGATCTTTCCGAGCTCTTGGTCAGCCAGGGACTTGCCATTCCCGTTAGGGAAGGGAAAAGGGATTGGTGCTCATAG
- a CDS encoding cellobiose phosphorylase — protein sequence MSTFRSRYELETIELANSSGLSFAFFQNGGLFRAMCQDVMINQILGNPVEGSLNNIYVRLRTVDAITFVPLIGPQSSSTFAYAQDQARWQGRWKDLAYTCSLTLHPEAPLWFWTIDIHNTASTDRLCDVIYTQDIGLAHEGAVRNNEAYCSHYIDHHVLTHHQYGPVVCSRQNQACGDHHPWLMQGSTTHTRGFVTDGLAFFGLSYKHTNIPVGLTQDCLVSVKQQYEMAFCGLQSDILRIAPGESRSVTFYAEYVPHHPDPTQASDADRIQPTITRIERLHAQSPHRVYTTQPAANTILHNLTMVTGQDVTDDEVQGLYPDRRRQEEVQDGRLLSFFYGDATHVVLPAKELLVERPHGHIMRSGSARIPQDDGLSSTTHMAGIFHSHLTIGNTSFNKLLSITRTPFNIFKTSGLRVFIKRGATYHLLGMPSCYEIGLHSCRWRYKTDQGWIVVDTWVSPEDAVAFVRIESDQPKNFVILSNLVLGNHELDHQGHIDIDARTATATLRPHATTDMAQRYPDSIFFITTSEPAKVEHIGTDEDLFSDRQSRGLPYLTFRTRPVQTFSLAITGSIINAEQAKTLCKKYQARPANLQQDQQAGWSFWQSLGRHFHLSLPRTNPLCDKLNDIFYWYAHNAMVHLTIPHGLEQFSGAAWGVRDVCQGPIELLLATQHHPEAKHILLTVFAQQYEKTADWPQWFMFDRFATIQHPESHGDIILWPLKALAMYLEASNDFSILDIELPYTEIPTFVRSPNRSTLLRHVRRTIEAIESRFIRGTALSAYGAGDWDDTLQPAQSAMREHMVSTWTVALTYQVFQQLAAAFKQAGLNADEERLLQLARRIKADFNQHLLPDEVVSGFGYRHPDGWFEPIIHPSDTRTKIHYRLLPMTRSIIGELFTPEQVQDHLRLIESHLRFPDGVRLMNKPVPYQGGVRVLFRRAEESAHFGREIGLQYVHAHIRYIEAMCKIGQAQKAYDAILQIVPITIQDQVANAATRQSNAYFSSSDADVRDRAEAEQLWDTLRSGQVRVKGGWRIYSSGPGILINQIVSNFLGLRLSYDDVVIDPVLPKQLDGLQFTFVINEKPITVIFSIGSDAPAMVQTVTINGTEMGLRRDHNPYRPGGVRIPRAEVYRLLTDGPNRILISVG from the coding sequence ATGTCGACATTTCGATCACGGTACGAGCTTGAAACGATTGAGCTAGCCAACTCATCCGGGCTTTCCTTTGCGTTTTTTCAGAATGGCGGGTTATTCCGGGCCATGTGTCAGGATGTGATGATTAATCAGATACTTGGCAACCCGGTTGAAGGGTCATTGAACAATATCTATGTACGCCTCCGCACGGTTGATGCGATCACGTTTGTCCCGCTGATCGGACCCCAATCATCTAGCACGTTCGCATACGCACAAGACCAAGCCAGATGGCAGGGGCGCTGGAAGGATCTGGCATATACCTGTTCACTGACGCTCCACCCGGAGGCACCGCTGTGGTTTTGGACCATCGACATTCACAACACCGCTTCGACGGATCGTCTCTGCGATGTGATCTATACCCAGGATATCGGCCTGGCCCACGAAGGGGCGGTCCGTAACAATGAAGCCTATTGCAGCCACTACATTGATCATCATGTTCTGACCCACCATCAATACGGACCTGTTGTCTGTTCACGCCAGAATCAGGCCTGCGGAGATCACCATCCCTGGTTGATGCAGGGGAGTACCACTCATACCAGAGGCTTCGTGACAGATGGTCTGGCCTTTTTTGGGTTGTCGTATAAACACACCAATATCCCGGTTGGACTCACACAAGATTGCCTTGTGAGTGTCAAACAGCAATACGAAATGGCCTTCTGCGGTCTGCAATCCGATATCCTCCGGATTGCTCCCGGCGAATCCCGATCGGTCACATTTTACGCAGAATATGTCCCCCACCATCCGGATCCCACCCAGGCCAGTGATGCCGACCGTATTCAGCCCACGATAACCCGTATCGAACGATTACACGCTCAATCACCCCATCGCGTGTACACAACGCAACCAGCCGCCAACACGATCTTGCACAATCTGACAATGGTGACCGGACAGGATGTAACCGACGACGAGGTTCAAGGCCTGTATCCGGATCGGCGGCGCCAGGAGGAAGTCCAGGACGGAAGGTTGTTGTCGTTTTTCTATGGGGATGCCACCCACGTGGTGTTACCAGCCAAAGAGCTCCTCGTCGAACGCCCACACGGCCATATCATGCGTAGCGGGAGCGCCAGGATTCCCCAGGACGATGGACTGAGTTCCACCACGCATATGGCCGGTATCTTTCACTCTCATCTCACCATTGGCAATACGTCGTTCAACAAACTGTTGTCTATTACGAGAACGCCCTTCAACATCTTCAAAACGAGCGGCCTGCGCGTGTTCATTAAGCGAGGCGCCACGTATCATCTTCTCGGGATGCCCTCGTGTTATGAAATCGGCTTGCACTCCTGCCGATGGCGGTACAAGACCGATCAGGGATGGATTGTGGTCGATACCTGGGTCAGCCCCGAAGACGCCGTCGCGTTTGTGAGGATTGAGTCCGATCAGCCCAAAAATTTTGTCATCCTCAGCAATCTGGTTTTAGGCAACCATGAGCTGGATCATCAAGGCCATATCGATATTGACGCCCGGACCGCAACCGCCACCTTGCGCCCACATGCCACTACGGACATGGCTCAACGATATCCGGATTCCATTTTCTTCATCACCACGTCAGAGCCGGCCAAGGTCGAGCACATCGGGACCGATGAAGATTTATTTTCCGATCGCCAGTCCCGTGGACTCCCCTATCTTACATTTCGTACTAGGCCGGTGCAGACGTTTTCGTTGGCGATCACCGGTTCCATCATTAACGCCGAACAGGCAAAGACGTTATGCAAGAAATATCAAGCCCGGCCTGCCAATCTGCAGCAAGACCAACAGGCTGGTTGGTCATTTTGGCAATCACTCGGCAGACATTTTCACCTCTCACTCCCCAGGACAAACCCGCTTTGTGACAAACTCAATGACATCTTTTACTGGTACGCCCACAATGCCATGGTGCACCTCACAATCCCCCATGGTCTCGAACAATTTTCCGGTGCGGCATGGGGTGTCCGCGATGTCTGCCAAGGCCCGATCGAACTCCTGTTAGCCACCCAACACCATCCTGAAGCGAAGCACATCCTGTTAACGGTCTTTGCCCAGCAATATGAAAAGACGGCTGATTGGCCACAGTGGTTTATGTTTGACCGGTTCGCCACTATCCAGCATCCGGAGAGCCATGGTGACATCATCCTTTGGCCCTTAAAAGCGCTGGCGATGTATCTCGAAGCCAGTAATGATTTCAGTATCCTGGACATCGAGCTACCCTATACTGAGATACCAACATTTGTTCGCAGTCCCAACCGTTCGACTCTATTACGCCATGTTCGGCGCACAATTGAGGCCATCGAATCCCGCTTTATCCGAGGTACGGCATTATCAGCCTACGGTGCCGGAGATTGGGACGATACCCTTCAACCGGCTCAATCCGCCATGCGCGAGCATATGGTCAGCACCTGGACGGTCGCCTTAACCTATCAAGTGTTCCAACAATTGGCCGCCGCCTTTAAGCAGGCCGGGCTCAATGCCGATGAAGAACGGCTGCTCCAGTTAGCCCGGCGCATCAAAGCAGACTTTAATCAGCATCTTCTACCGGATGAGGTCGTGAGCGGATTTGGCTATCGGCACCCCGATGGCTGGTTCGAACCCATCATTCACCCAAGCGATACGCGCACGAAGATTCACTACCGGCTGCTGCCGATGACCCGCAGCATAATTGGCGAGTTATTCACCCCTGAGCAAGTGCAGGATCACCTGCGGCTCATCGAGTCTCATTTACGTTTTCCGGACGGTGTCCGCCTTATGAACAAACCCGTGCCCTATCAAGGCGGGGTACGAGTGCTTTTCCGCCGGGCCGAAGAGTCGGCCCATTTCGGGCGTGAAATCGGTTTGCAATATGTCCACGCCCACATCCGCTATATCGAAGCGATGTGCAAAATCGGCCAGGCCCAAAAAGCCTACGATGCGATCTTGCAGATTGTACCGATCACAATTCAGGATCAGGTAGCCAATGCGGCCACACGGCAGAGCAATGCCTACTTCAGCAGCTCGGATGCGGACGTACGGGATCGTGCTGAGGCGGAACAGCTCTGGGATACCCTGCGGTCAGGTCAGGTTCGGGTGAAAGGGGGCTGGCGCATCTACTCCAGCGGACCCGGGATCTTGATCAATCAAATCGTCAGCAATTTTTTGGGCTTGAGACTGTCGTATGACGATGTGGTCATTGATCCCGTCCTTCCCAAACAACTGGATGGCTTACAATTTACCTTTGTCATCAATGAAAAACCCATCACCGTGATCTTCTCAATCGGAAGTGATGCCCCGGCGATGGTACAAACCGTCACCATCAATGGAACCGAAATGGGATTGAGGCGCGATCACAATCCCTACCGCCCAGGCGGGGTCCGGATACCACGCGCAGAGGTTTACCGCCTCCTGACCGACGGTCCCAATCGCATTCTTATCAGCGTAGGCTAA
- a CDS encoding addiction module protein: protein MKITATDALELSVPERIQLVTEIWDSIAECPEQIELTDATRQLLRKRLAAYRANPGAGSPWEDVKRRILNE, encoded by the coding sequence ATGAAAATCACTGCTACTGATGCCCTCGAATTGTCAGTTCCTGAACGTATTCAACTAGTTACAGAGATCTGGGACAGTATCGCCGAATGCCCAGAGCAGATCGAACTGACTGATGCCACACGGCAGCTTCTCCGAAAACGGTTGGCTGCCTATCGGGCGAATCCAGGCGCTGGATCGCCGTGGGAAGACGTTAAACGCCGCATTTTGAACGAATGA
- a CDS encoding type II toxin-antitoxin system HicA family toxin, with protein sequence MPPVPVLRPAAVVKTFQKPDWEVVRQRASYILTKPGHLATLSIPDHPEVARGTQYTWLEAIWLRPPAQAWTPVGARVACGRQYLEHF encoded by the coding sequence ATGCCACCGGTCCCAGTTCTCCGTCCTGCCGCAGTTGTCAAAACCTTTCAAAAACCGGACTGGGAGGTCGTCCGTCAACGCGCGAGCTATATTTTGACTAAACCCGGCCATCTCGCAACTCTTTCCATCCCTGACCATCCTGAAGTCGCACGGGGAACTCAGTATACGTGGCTCGAAGCGATTTGGCTGCGGCCCCCGGCTCAAGCGTGGACACCGGTAGGCGCCAGGGTAGCTTGTGGACGCCAGTATCTGGAACATTTTTGA
- a CDS encoding type II toxin-antitoxin system HicB family antitoxin, whose translation MSQGVKSRTFTITITRDEDGIYIADCSAIPGCMSQGKTEEEAQENIHEAIKECLGVRSEKGVPLTVTTREIEVTV comes from the coding sequence TTGTCGCAGGGGGTAAAATCAAGGACATTCACCATAACGATTACACGAGATGAAGATGGTATCTATATTGCCGACTGTTCCGCCATTCCAGGCTGCATGAGTCAGGGCAAAACCGAAGAAGAAGCCCAGGAAAATATTCACGAAGCCATCAAAGAGTGCCTGGGGGTGCGATCAGAGAAGGGGGTGCCGTTGACGGTGACAACCCGTGAGATTGAAGTCACAGTGTAA
- a CDS encoding glycosyltransferase → MIRVSVIVPFYNSERYIKGCIEGLLQQSYPREQYEILMIDNNSTDTSAETVRQYPGIQLLHERIQGSYAARNRGLREAKGEVMAFIDADCVPFHDWLHEIMLAMEKPDLSIVLGRRTFAGDSILLSLFAAYEDEKHKYVFNSDKQEIYYGHTNNMAVKKKLFDELGPFVERLRGSDTIFVRHTVNTYSCEVVRYCPRIQVRHLEIENLRQRFQKFSIYGRTNIGTRHVVCQKTLTAKEKFHVFRNVVRNQEYSWKESLVLMGVLGMGVVYWVLGKIKLSGRERDSVE, encoded by the coding sequence ATGATCCGGGTTTCTGTCATCGTTCCTTTTTATAATTCAGAGCGGTATATCAAGGGATGTATCGAAGGGTTGCTTCAGCAAAGCTATCCTCGGGAACAATATGAAATTCTCATGATCGATAATAATTCTACGGATACCTCCGCTGAAACAGTGCGACAATATCCCGGCATTCAATTGCTGCACGAAAGGATACAGGGCTCGTATGCCGCGAGGAATCGAGGGCTTCGGGAAGCGAAGGGCGAAGTTATGGCCTTTATTGATGCGGATTGTGTCCCCTTCCATGATTGGTTGCACGAAATCATGCTGGCCATGGAGAAGCCGGACCTCAGTATTGTTCTTGGTCGAAGGACATTTGCGGGAGACTCTATTCTTCTGTCTCTGTTTGCAGCCTATGAGGATGAAAAGCACAAATATGTGTTTAATAGCGACAAGCAGGAAATCTATTACGGGCATACGAATAATATGGCGGTGAAGAAAAAACTGTTTGATGAACTCGGTCCATTCGTGGAGCGGCTTCGGGGGAGCGATACGATCTTTGTTCGACACACTGTCAATACATATTCCTGTGAGGTCGTTCGATATTGTCCGCGGATTCAAGTCCGGCATTTGGAAATTGAGAATCTCCGTCAACGGTTCCAAAAATTTTCCATATACGGGCGAACAAACATTGGCACTAGACATGTCGTGTGCCAAAAAACGTTAACCGCTAAGGAAAAATTTCATGTGTTTCGCAACGTCGTTCGCAATCAAGAGTACTCATGGAAGGAATCCCTCGTGCTCATGGGAGTTCTGGGGATGGGTGTTGTTTACTGGGTCCTGGGAAAAATCAAACTCTCCGGACGTGAGCGAGATTCAGTAGAATAA
- a CDS encoding adenosine deaminase has translation MNQNELEQWILDLPKVELHLHIEGTLEPELMFDLAKRNGLSLPFATSEELRRAYNFQDLQSFLNIYYEGSQVLRQERDFFDLTWAYLQRMAKEHVRHVEIFFDPQAHMNRGVDFHTVISGIHAALEQARTELQVSSKLIPCFLRDLPPESARRTLEMILDYRDWVCAVGLDSSEKGHPPELFQDVFDRARSEGLLTVAHAGEEGPPEYIWQALERLKVVRIDHGIRCLEDESLVQHLVHTQIPLTVCPLSNVKLQVFPSLDRHNLKLLLQQGLCVSIHSDDPAYFGGYITDNYLAAQRALNLQPTDILQLARNGVKASFLSDTKKEKLMGEIQDHAVNL, from the coding sequence ATGAATCAGAACGAACTCGAACAATGGATTCTTGACCTTCCCAAAGTCGAGCTTCACCTTCATATCGAAGGGACCCTCGAACCGGAGTTGATGTTCGATCTCGCCAAACGTAACGGCCTCTCTCTTCCCTTTGCGACAAGTGAGGAACTGAGGCGGGCTTACAACTTTCAAGATCTGCAGTCCTTCTTAAATATCTACTATGAAGGCTCGCAGGTTTTACGACAGGAACGTGATTTCTTTGATCTGACCTGGGCCTATCTGCAACGCATGGCGAAGGAACATGTCCGCCACGTGGAAATCTTTTTTGATCCCCAGGCGCACATGAACCGTGGGGTAGACTTTCACACCGTCATTTCAGGTATACACGCCGCACTCGAACAAGCTCGCACCGAATTGCAGGTCTCTTCCAAACTGATTCCCTGTTTCCTTCGCGATCTTCCTCCCGAATCTGCCAGGCGGACGCTGGAAATGATCCTGGATTATCGAGACTGGGTATGTGCGGTGGGGCTCGATTCTTCCGAGAAGGGGCATCCCCCGGAGCTTTTTCAGGACGTCTTCGATCGCGCACGGTCTGAAGGATTGCTGACCGTGGCTCACGCCGGGGAGGAAGGTCCTCCGGAATATATTTGGCAAGCCTTAGAGCGACTCAAAGTCGTTCGTATCGACCACGGAATCCGTTGCCTTGAGGATGAATCCCTGGTTCAGCATCTGGTTCACACCCAAATTCCCCTCACCGTTTGCCCCCTTTCGAATGTGAAACTCCAAGTGTTCCCCTCACTGGATCGGCATAATTTAAAGCTGCTTCTCCAACAAGGTTTATGCGTGTCAATTCACTCCGATGACCCTGCCTACTTTGGGGGGTACATTACGGACAACTATCTTGCCGCTCAGCGCGCGCTGAATCTCCAGCCAACCGACATTCTTCAATTGGCCAGGAATGGCGTGAAGGCCAGCTTCCTGTCAGACACAAAAAAGGAAAAACTCATGGGTGAAATTCAGGACCATGCCGTAAATCTTTAG
- the hpt gene encoding hypoxanthine phosphoribosyltransferase, whose product MLPHSVLIDEKTIETRVGELAKLIATDLPTRQPILLGLLTGSFVFLADLVRHLSHHGIEPQVEFLKVSHYGGTSEATGSVSFLREELPHITDEVVLVVDDIFDSGFSLHAVHEHLKQQHPAWVRFCTLLDKPCRHQVALKVDYVGFEIPDVWVIGYGLDLGGAGRALPYVAAVERESREAR is encoded by the coding sequence GTGCTTCCTCATTCTGTCCTAATTGATGAGAAAACCATTGAGACACGGGTTGGCGAATTAGCCAAACTGATCGCAACTGATTTGCCGACCCGACAACCCATCCTGCTTGGATTGCTGACAGGGAGCTTTGTCTTCCTGGCTGATCTCGTGCGACATCTTTCACACCATGGTATCGAGCCACAAGTGGAATTTTTAAAAGTTTCACACTATGGTGGCACCAGTGAGGCCACCGGGTCGGTCAGCTTTCTGAGGGAGGAACTCCCTCATATCACAGATGAAGTGGTATTGGTCGTCGATGATATTTTCGATTCGGGGTTTTCGTTGCACGCGGTGCATGAACATCTGAAACAACAGCACCCGGCCTGGGTGCGTTTCTGTACCCTCTTGGATAAGCCATGCCGCCATCAGGTGGCGCTCAAGGTCGACTACGTCGGATTCGAGATTCCGGATGTCTGGGTCATCGGGTATGGCTTGGACCTGGGAGGTGCAGGTCGGGCTTTGCCTTATGTAGCCGCAGTTGAACGGGAAAGCCGGGAAGCTCGCTAA
- a CDS encoding SPASM domain-containing protein produces the protein MTSLKDQIDHLDGQIFVDHFREARRVAAGFGIQLHYLAASLKHRETFCGASDASNFLVTSRGIVTSCNEVLQPSDPRAKLFQYGAWNQEDGEFVLDHKAIDRLGKFNVHDMPKCQGCIAKYNCAGDCYAKSASSTGDSASAGYTERCHITRE, from the coding sequence GTGACAAGCCTGAAGGACCAGATTGACCATCTCGATGGACAGATCTTCGTTGATCATTTCCGTGAGGCAAGACGAGTGGCTGCCGGATTTGGAATCCAACTGCACTATTTAGCGGCTTCCCTGAAACACCGGGAGACGTTTTGTGGAGCTAGTGATGCGAGCAACTTTCTGGTCACCTCACGTGGAATTGTGACTTCATGTAACGAAGTTCTCCAACCTTCGGATCCTCGAGCCAAATTGTTTCAATATGGAGCGTGGAATCAGGAGGACGGTGAATTCGTCCTGGATCATAAAGCGATTGATCGTTTAGGGAAATTCAATGTGCATGATATGCCGAAGTGCCAGGGGTGCATCGCGAAGTATAATTGCGCAGGAGACTGCTATGCCAAGAGTGCTTCCTCGACAGGAGACTCGGCTTCGGCGGGATACACGGAACGGTGTCATATCACACGAGAATGA